Proteins encoded together in one Juglans regia cultivar Chandler chromosome 9, Walnut 2.0, whole genome shotgun sequence window:
- the LOC118349431 gene encoding glycine-rich protein 5-like, whose product MQLPVISDISPNPPPPFTKSQMEQLRTMILNNNEPDHHESGAIPVGPGGISAGAGDREGEDGADDGDSGAEGEDGALDVGLSELVGLGGGEACGEGIEAVLGDGAGDEVGGGVAALGGMVGGGEACGEGIEAVLGAGARGEVGGGVAALGGGVAMVVGGGVDMVVGGWELEGGT is encoded by the exons ATGCAACTACCTGTAATATCTGATATATCTCCAAATCCACCTCCTCccttcacaaaatcacaaatggAACAGCTACGAACAATGATTCTAAACAATAATGAGCCAGATCATCATGAAT CTGGTGCCATCCCCGTGGGACCTGGAGGCATTTCTGCTGGCGCTGGTGATCGGGAAGGAGAAGATGGAGCTGATGATGGTGATTCAGGCGCAGAGGGTGAAGATGGTGCGTTAGATGTTGGGCTCTCTGAGCTTGTTGGGCTTGGGGGAGGGGAAGCCTGCGGGGAAGGCATTGAAGCAGTACTTGGTGATGGGGCTGGGGACGAGGTTGGAGGAGGAGTTGCAGCGCTTGGTGGCATGGTTGGGGGAGGGGAAGCCTGCGGGGAAGGCATTGAAGCAGTACTTGGTGCTGGGGCTAGGGGCGAGGTTGGAGGAGGAGTTGCAGCGCTTGGTGGCGGGGTGGCCATGGTTGTTGGTGGGGGAGTAGACATGGTGGTTGGCGGCTGGGAGCTGGAGGGTGGAACTTGA
- the LOC108994427 gene encoding monooxygenase 2 isoform X1 — MATISCHLLFLNTPRSHPYSQQPQAKPLSRGRPQFQSRIRTKPTSASFIKAQAEAPKEEIVIVGAGIGGLATALSLHRLGLRSLVLEQAESLRTGGTSLTLFKNGWRVLDAIGIGNDLRGQFLEIEGMVVKSEEGRELRSFRFKDEDESQEVRAVERRILLETLANQLPPGAVHFSSKLAKIERTENGEIMLELVDGTRLFTKILIGCDGIRSSVAKWMGFSEPRYVGHCAFRGLGFYPEGQPFEPKVNYIYGRGLRAGYVPVSPTKVYWFICFNRPSPGPKISDSFVLKNQAKELVRNWPSDLMKIIDLTPDDTIIRTPLVDRWLWPAISPAASDGQVVLVGDAWHPMTPNLGQGACCALEDAVVLARKLANAIKSETESVEGALRSYGTERWPRVFPLTIRANVVGSALQWENPVVCSLRNNLIIPKLVRLGPLLEHTNFECKSL, encoded by the exons ATGGCCACGATTTCTTGCCATCTTCTGTTTCTGAACACTCCTCGCTCACACCCATATTCACAACAGCCTCAAGCTAAACCACTCTCACGTGGGCGGCCTCAGTTCCAATCCAGAATCAGAACTAAACCCACTAGTGCATCATTCATCAAAGCTCAAGCCGAAGCTCCAAAGGAGGAAATTGTCATCGTAGGCGCTGGGATTGGTGGGCTTGCCACTGCGTTATCTCTTCACAG GCTTGGACTTCGTTCGTTGGTGCTTGAGCAGGCAGAGTCACTTCGGACTGGTGGAACTTCACTTACCCTTTTCAAGAATGGCTGGCGTGTGTTGGATGCAATAGGAATAGGCAACGATCTCAGGGGACAGTTTCTTGAAATTGAAGG GATGGTGGTAAAGTCAGAAGAAGGGAGGGAGTTGAGgtccttcagatttaaagatgaagatgaaag CCAGGAGGTCCGTGCTGTGGAAAGGAGGATACTTTTGGAGACTCTCGCCAATCAGTTGCCACCAGGTGCAGTACATTTTTCTTCAAAGCTAGCCAAAATTGAAAGAACTGAAAATGGTGAAATTATGTTGGAACTTGTGGACGGGACTCGACTATTTACAAAG ATCTTAATTGGCTGTGATGGGATCCGGTCTTCAGTAGCCAAGTGGATGGGATTCTCTGAACCAAGGTATGTTGGCCATTGTGCTTTCCGTGGCCTTGGATTTTATCCTGAAGGGCAGCCATTTGAACCAAAAGTCAATTACATATATGGTAGAGGATTGCGAGCTGGATATGTTCCTGTTTCTCCTACAAAAGTATACTGGTTCATCTGCTTTAACAGGCCATCACCAG GTCCGAAAATTAGCGACTCATTTGTGCTGAAGAATCAAGCTAAAGAACTAGTCAGAAACTGGCCTTCAGACCTAATGAAAATTATAGATCTCACACCTGATGACACGATCATTAGAACACCACTTGTAGACCGTTGGCTATGGCCAGCCATCAGCCCTGCAGCTTCAGATGGCCAAGTGGTTCTAGTTGGAGATGCGTGGCACCCAATGACTCCGAATCTCGGGCAAGGAGCCTGTTGTGCTCTGGAAGATGCAGTAGTTCTGGCAAGGAAGCTTGCCAATGCAATCAAGTCTGAAACAGAATCTGTAGAGGGTGCTCTTAGATCTTATGGAACTGAAAGATGGCCCCGTGTCTTTCCACTAACCATACGTGCAAATGTTGTGGGATCAGCCTTGCAGTGGGAGAATCCGGTTGTGTGTTCTCTTAGGAACAATCTTATCATCCCTAAGCTTGTTAGGCTTGGACCATTGTTGGAGCATACCAATTTCGAGTGCAAGTCCCTATAG
- the LOC108994427 gene encoding monooxygenase 2 isoform X2 — protein sequence MVVKSEEGRELRSFRFKDEDESQEVRAVERRILLETLANQLPPGAVHFSSKLAKIERTENGEIMLELVDGTRLFTKILIGCDGIRSSVAKWMGFSEPRYVGHCAFRGLGFYPEGQPFEPKVNYIYGRGLRAGYVPVSPTKVYWFICFNRPSPGPKISDSFVLKNQAKELVRNWPSDLMKIIDLTPDDTIIRTPLVDRWLWPAISPAASDGQVVLVGDAWHPMTPNLGQGACCALEDAVVLARKLANAIKSETESVEGALRSYGTERWPRVFPLTIRANVVGSALQWENPVVCSLRNNLIIPKLVRLGPLLEHTNFECKSL from the exons ATGGTGGTAAAGTCAGAAGAAGGGAGGGAGTTGAGgtccttcagatttaaagatgaagatgaaag CCAGGAGGTCCGTGCTGTGGAAAGGAGGATACTTTTGGAGACTCTCGCCAATCAGTTGCCACCAGGTGCAGTACATTTTTCTTCAAAGCTAGCCAAAATTGAAAGAACTGAAAATGGTGAAATTATGTTGGAACTTGTGGACGGGACTCGACTATTTACAAAG ATCTTAATTGGCTGTGATGGGATCCGGTCTTCAGTAGCCAAGTGGATGGGATTCTCTGAACCAAGGTATGTTGGCCATTGTGCTTTCCGTGGCCTTGGATTTTATCCTGAAGGGCAGCCATTTGAACCAAAAGTCAATTACATATATGGTAGAGGATTGCGAGCTGGATATGTTCCTGTTTCTCCTACAAAAGTATACTGGTTCATCTGCTTTAACAGGCCATCACCAG GTCCGAAAATTAGCGACTCATTTGTGCTGAAGAATCAAGCTAAAGAACTAGTCAGAAACTGGCCTTCAGACCTAATGAAAATTATAGATCTCACACCTGATGACACGATCATTAGAACACCACTTGTAGACCGTTGGCTATGGCCAGCCATCAGCCCTGCAGCTTCAGATGGCCAAGTGGTTCTAGTTGGAGATGCGTGGCACCCAATGACTCCGAATCTCGGGCAAGGAGCCTGTTGTGCTCTGGAAGATGCAGTAGTTCTGGCAAGGAAGCTTGCCAATGCAATCAAGTCTGAAACAGAATCTGTAGAGGGTGCTCTTAGATCTTATGGAACTGAAAGATGGCCCCGTGTCTTTCCACTAACCATACGTGCAAATGTTGTGGGATCAGCCTTGCAGTGGGAGAATCCGGTTGTGTGTTCTCTTAGGAACAATCTTATCATCCCTAAGCTTGTTAGGCTTGGACCATTGTTGGAGCATACCAATTTCGAGTGCAAGTCCCTATAG